In one Paraburkholderia megapolitana genomic region, the following are encoded:
- a CDS encoding proteasome-type protease: MTYCVAMCVDDGLVFLSDTRTNAGVDHISTARKMSVFEQPGERVLVLLGAGNLSLTQAVLHVLSEPSDDGRPTLWTVGTMADAARVVGDAVRAVHQREAPALQEFGVDFNCSFILGGQIGIDGKPQTPRLFMIYAAGNFIEASTVCPYFQIGESKYGKPIIDRVLTPATPLDEAAKCALISMDSTLRSNLSVGLPLDLLVYETDALHVTRFVSIDQDNTYYQMIHRTWGERLRQVFSEIPDPDWLETADVPLAQRERASVTYRGPAAANATDAMPEQTLAQAAKEKARR; the protein is encoded by the coding sequence ATGACTTACTGTGTCGCGATGTGCGTCGACGACGGTCTCGTGTTCCTGTCGGACACCCGGACCAATGCGGGCGTCGATCACATCAGCACCGCGCGCAAGATGTCGGTATTCGAGCAACCCGGCGAACGGGTGCTCGTATTGCTGGGCGCGGGCAATCTGTCGCTGACTCAGGCCGTGCTGCACGTGCTGAGCGAACCGTCGGACGACGGCCGCCCCACGTTGTGGACGGTCGGGACGATGGCGGACGCGGCGCGGGTCGTCGGGGATGCGGTGCGTGCCGTGCATCAGCGTGAAGCGCCGGCGTTGCAGGAATTCGGCGTCGACTTCAATTGCAGCTTTATTCTGGGTGGACAGATCGGTATCGACGGCAAGCCGCAGACGCCGCGACTTTTCATGATTTACGCGGCCGGCAATTTCATCGAGGCATCGACGGTATGCCCGTACTTCCAGATCGGCGAGTCGAAGTACGGCAAGCCGATCATCGACCGCGTGCTGACGCCTGCCACGCCGCTCGACGAAGCGGCAAAATGCGCGCTGATTTCGATGGATTCGACGCTGCGCTCGAATCTCTCGGTGGGCCTGCCGCTCGATCTGCTGGTGTACGAAACCGATGCGCTGCACGTCACACGCTTCGTGTCGATCGATCAGGACAACACGTACTATCAGATGATCCACCGCACCTGGGGCGAGCGGCTGCGCCAGGTGTTCAGTGAAATTCCCGATCCGGACTGGCTTGAGACCGCCGATGTGCCGCTGGCGCAGCGCGAGCGTGCCTCGGTGACCTATCGCGGTCCGGCGGCTGCCAATGCCACCGACGCGATGCCTGAGCAGACCCTCGCGCAGGCAGCAAAAGAGAAAGCGCGGCGGTGA
- a CDS encoding HU family DNA-binding protein yields the protein MPTSAKKVAKKAAPAAAKKVAAKKVPAQKAAAKKVAVKASGAPSPIKDTFTKASLAAHVAERAGVEPKAAKAVLAALEDTILGSVHKKGAGEFTLSGLLKIVAQQVPAKKKRFGKDPFTGEERWFPAKPASVRIKARALKKLKDAAAS from the coding sequence ATGCCGACTTCCGCAAAAAAGGTGGCCAAGAAGGCCGCACCGGCAGCTGCCAAAAAGGTTGCTGCGAAGAAAGTGCCTGCGCAAAAAGCTGCAGCTAAGAAGGTCGCCGTGAAGGCGTCCGGCGCTCCGTCGCCGATCAAGGACACCTTCACGAAGGCCTCGCTGGCTGCTCATGTCGCAGAACGTGCTGGTGTTGAACCGAAGGCTGCCAAGGCTGTTCTGGCTGCACTCGAAGACACGATCCTCGGCTCGGTGCACAAGAAGGGTGCTGGCGAATTCACGTTGTCGGGTCTGCTGAAGATCGTCGCGCAGCAAGTGCCGGCGAAGAAGAAGCGCTTCGGCAAGGACCCGTTCACGGGTGAAGAGCGCTGGTTCCCGGCCAAGCCGGCAAGCGTGCGCATCAAGGCACGTGCGCTGAAGAAGCTGAAGGACGCAGCAGCGAGCTGA
- the pdxR gene encoding MocR-like pyridoxine biosynthesis transcription factor PdxR, with the protein MDIHIAVEGRHDLAGQIYRQLREGIIEGRLAGGTRLPSTRDLATRLGVSRKTTLDVFERLLAEGYLSARAGSGTFVAEGLQRLPAGRSAQIREVEAARTRTKARVRARPVWEQLRDASMLPRPIVGSPYDFVGGMTDKALFPFDVWRRCVNHALRVQARGRGMYRESAGEQDLRLAVSRYLAFSRAVNSNWEDVFVTQGAQHALDLLARITLRPGDVAVVEDPGYPPARECFAALGAKVVPVPVDAEGLIVAKLPKNARLVYVTPSHQFPLGMPMSLERRVALLEWAEQRDALIIEDDYDCEFRFDGRAIEPLKTLDRAGLVAYVGTFSKTLFPELRVGYVVPPASLGGPLRKARQLGDWHGCTLTQTALAAFMLNGDFAKHLRRMHKIYVTRRMRLLSHLRGPLGAWFEPTAPIAGIHLAAHLKVPLSEATLIAAARDASIGLYGLAPFYVRARPRPGLIFGYGGIGADHIDEALTKLARLMPKLVR; encoded by the coding sequence ATGGACATCCACATTGCAGTCGAGGGTCGGCACGACCTGGCAGGGCAGATCTACCGGCAACTGAGGGAAGGGATTATCGAAGGGCGGCTAGCCGGCGGCACGCGTTTGCCGTCGACCCGCGATCTCGCCACCCGGCTCGGCGTGTCGCGCAAGACGACGCTCGACGTATTCGAGCGGCTGCTCGCCGAAGGTTATCTGAGTGCGCGCGCGGGCTCTGGCACCTTCGTTGCCGAGGGGTTGCAGCGACTGCCCGCCGGACGCTCCGCGCAGATCCGCGAGGTTGAAGCCGCCCGCACGCGGACGAAGGCGCGCGTGCGGGCCCGACCTGTCTGGGAACAACTGCGCGATGCATCGATGCTGCCGCGGCCGATCGTCGGATCGCCGTACGACTTCGTCGGCGGTATGACGGACAAGGCGCTGTTTCCGTTCGACGTGTGGCGTCGCTGCGTGAACCACGCGCTGCGAGTCCAGGCGCGCGGCCGCGGGATGTATCGCGAATCTGCCGGCGAACAGGACCTGCGACTCGCGGTGTCGCGTTATCTGGCCTTCAGCCGCGCGGTGAACAGCAACTGGGAAGACGTGTTCGTCACCCAGGGCGCACAGCATGCGCTCGATCTGCTGGCGCGCATCACATTGCGTCCCGGCGATGTGGCCGTTGTCGAGGATCCCGGTTACCCGCCGGCACGCGAATGTTTCGCGGCGCTCGGCGCGAAGGTGGTGCCGGTCCCCGTCGACGCAGAAGGACTGATCGTCGCGAAGCTGCCGAAAAACGCACGGCTCGTCTATGTGACGCCGTCGCACCAGTTTCCGCTCGGCATGCCGATGTCGCTCGAGCGGCGCGTCGCGTTGCTCGAATGGGCGGAACAGCGCGACGCGCTGATCATCGAGGACGACTACGACTGCGAATTCCGCTTCGACGGCCGCGCAATCGAACCGCTGAAGACGCTCGATCGCGCCGGTCTCGTCGCCTACGTCGGCACCTTCTCGAAGACGCTTTTCCCCGAGCTGCGGGTCGGTTATGTGGTGCCGCCGGCATCGCTCGGCGGACCGTTGCGCAAGGCGCGCCAACTTGGCGACTGGCATGGCTGCACGCTTACGCAGACTGCGCTCGCGGCGTTCATGCTCAATGGCGATTTCGCGAAGCATCTGCGCCGCATGCACAAGATCTACGTGACGCGCCGCATGCGTCTGCTGTCGCATCTGCGCGGTCCGCTCGGCGCATGGTTCGAGCCGACCGCGCCGATTGCCGGGATTCACCTTGCCGCGCATCTGAAGGTGCCGCTTTCCGAAGCAACGCTGATCGCCGCGGCACGCGATGCATCGATCGGCCTGTACGGACTCGCGCCGTTCTATGTACGGGCCCGGCCGCGGCCGGGATTGATCTTCGGTTACGGCGGCATTGGCGCCGATCACATCGACGAGGCGCTGACGAAGCTCGCGCGACTGATGCCGAAGCTGGTGCGTTGA
- a CDS encoding carboxymuconolactone decarboxylase family protein, with translation MQSRLDFYKASPNGTKAMLALEEQVSKSSIEKPLAELVRLRASQINGCAFCVDMHTADARKGGETERRLATVTVWRETPFFTDRERAALEWTEALTLIAQTHVPDAAWEAVKPHFTDQEITDLTMLIIAINGWNRIAVSFRMMPA, from the coding sequence ATGCAATCACGTCTCGACTTCTATAAAGCCAGCCCGAACGGCACCAAGGCCATGCTGGCGCTGGAAGAACAGGTCAGCAAAAGCAGCATCGAAAAACCGCTCGCCGAACTGGTGCGGCTGCGCGCATCGCAGATAAACGGCTGCGCCTTCTGCGTCGACATGCATACCGCCGACGCGCGCAAGGGCGGCGAAACCGAACGTCGCCTCGCCACCGTCACGGTGTGGCGCGAAACGCCGTTCTTCACCGACCGCGAGCGCGCCGCGCTGGAATGGACCGAAGCGCTCACGCTCATCGCGCAGACGCACGTACCCGACGCGGCCTGGGAGGCGGTCAAGCCGCACTTCACCGACCAGGAAATCACCGACCTCACGATGCTGATCATCGCGATCAACGGCTGGAACCGGATCGCCGTGTCGTTCCGCATGATGCCGGCCTGA
- a CDS encoding transporter substrate-binding and LysM peptidoglycan-binding domain-containing protein, translated as MKKILGSAIFLVILVAGWLIYQGGLVQRLASPSSSSSSTQTSSSDNSNSSGNGNNNSNSGSSSNNSSSNASTNVVQSVAVDGFVPNKNTLKSIVTNGVVRISVENPSRPFYSEDGGKPQGFNVDFAKLLFAQKEFTSGDHSTIKVDTGHGVDTYPAVPAQLTQTDKDGNATVDIAMDGLTFSDDTPNGVVYTVPYIDDFGYALIVRKGSSIHSTADLAGKKIGILQGDPDVKAFVTKAFPSNQVVELSDASINGERSWMAHFLNNGQVDAIVYDYPFGVAEIEGTDLTFAVSKLEGSNLAYKIGVRKSDNDLLVYLNSAIAKVRQSPEYLDLLRKYFISNQIATTAAQGNEKTYIVKSGDTLNLIASSQLGSSARYVEIQRRNNLPNPNLILVGQRLVIPRG; from the coding sequence ATGAAAAAAATACTAGGCTCGGCAATCTTTCTGGTCATTCTCGTTGCGGGATGGCTGATCTATCAGGGCGGTCTGGTACAACGCCTGGCGTCGCCTTCGTCGTCGTCATCGTCGACGCAGACCAGTTCCAGCGACAACTCGAATTCCAGCGGCAACGGCAATAACAACAGTAACAGCGGCAGCAGTAGCAACAACAGCAGCAGTAATGCCAGCACGAACGTCGTGCAATCGGTCGCGGTGGACGGGTTCGTGCCGAACAAGAACACGCTGAAATCGATTGTGACAAACGGCGTAGTCCGCATCAGCGTAGAGAATCCGTCGCGCCCGTTCTACTCGGAAGACGGCGGCAAACCGCAGGGCTTTAACGTCGACTTCGCGAAGCTGCTGTTCGCGCAGAAGGAATTCACTTCGGGAGACCACAGCACGATCAAGGTCGATACCGGCCACGGCGTGGACACCTACCCGGCCGTCCCCGCGCAGCTCACGCAGACCGACAAGGACGGCAACGCCACCGTCGACATCGCGATGGACGGCCTGACGTTCTCCGACGACACGCCCAACGGCGTGGTCTACACGGTGCCCTACATCGATGACTTCGGTTACGCGCTGATCGTACGCAAGGGTTCGTCGATTCATTCGACAGCCGACCTGGCCGGCAAGAAGATCGGCATCCTGCAGGGCGACCCCGACGTCAAGGCGTTTGTGACGAAGGCGTTCCCGAGCAACCAGGTGGTCGAGTTGTCCGATGCCAGCATCAACGGCGAGCGTTCGTGGATGGCGCACTTCCTGAACAACGGACAAGTCGACGCGATCGTCTATGACTACCCGTTCGGTGTCGCGGAAATTGAAGGCACCGACCTGACTTTCGCGGTCAGCAAACTGGAAGGTTCGAACCTCGCGTACAAGATCGGCGTGCGCAAGAGCGATAACGACCTGCTGGTGTACCTGAATTCGGCGATCGCCAAGGTCAGGCAATCGCCCGAGTATCTCGATCTGCTGCGCAAATACTTCATCAGCAACCAGATCGCGACGACCGCCGCACAGGGCAACGAGAAGACCTACATCGTGAAGTCGGGCGATACGTTGAACCTGATCGCATCGAGCCAGTTGGGCAGTTCCGCGCGCTACGTCGAGATCCAGCGACGCAACAACCTGCCGAACCCCAACCTGATCCTGGTCGGGCAGCGGCTCGTGATTCCGCGCGGCTAG